The Pleurodeles waltl isolate 20211129_DDA chromosome 7, aPleWal1.hap1.20221129, whole genome shotgun sequence genome includes a region encoding these proteins:
- the LOC138303590 gene encoding uncharacterized protein, giving the protein MSENTCVDELPDGAKKNCELFSVWGITEENACVAKMPDNVLRNNSRCIYVEKVCFGSNDDRKVWIPLSAYREMQEKCRKLEHENRNLREQISQDTIIQNNAESYKNEESFLSHSNNEGVKTAPSCIEFPCEPGFLAAKVHSLTDNRDERPECDLRVTLQNAQVKRRILEQDTPSFISLFDFWKKNSPHLREILTLLYMVTVKNNMQLRACDLANEIMQTLGFCAVQEGNTYVHLNHEQGKKIVPLARIIQWIWYLQDRARVPQIKELPMKLCAPFEFVSTEDKKHVCFIDDSLTEMLLSGTVEETALYNVCQILKQELREMCHFYADFWFFDNVLAPNWFNYLADVNEKNAEREVFTQNSALVGMAMWVPQKCEKATYRSYHVSPLSLSALCGPPSGVCVWGRGRDRIPNLNLAE; this is encoded by the exons atgtctgagaatacatgtgttgatgaactgcctgatggtgctaagaaaaactgtgaattgttttctgtttggggaattacagaagaaaatgcatgtgtagctaaaatgcctgataatgttttgagaaataattcccgttgtatatatgtagaaaaagtgtgttttggaagtaatgatgacagaaaggtctggatacctttatctgcttacagagaaatgcaggagaaatgtaggaagttggaacatgaaaataggaatttacgtgagcaaattagccaggatacgataattcaaaataatgctgaaagttataaaaatgaagaatctttcttgtcccattccaataatgagggggttaagacagctccgagctgcattgagtttccgtgtgagccagggtttttggcagccaaagtgcattccttaactgataacagggacgagagaccagaatgtgatttacgagttacgttgcaaaatgcacaagtaaaacgaaggattttagagcaagacaccccgagtttcattagcttgtttgatttttggaaaaagaatagccctcatttgagagaaatcctaacacttttgtacatggtcactgtgaaaaataatatgcagctgcgcgcttgtgatttggcaaatgaaataatgcagactttaggtttctgcgcagtgcaagaaggaaatacttatgtacatttaaatcatgaacaagggaagaaaatagtgcccctagctagaatcatacaatggatctggtacttgcaagacagggctagagtaccacagataaaagagttaccaatgaaattgtgtgcaccatttgaattcgtgtctactgaagataaaaagcatgtttgttttattgatgattcattgactgaaatgttgctttctggcacagtagaagaaacagcgttgtataatgtgtgtcagattttaaagcaagagctacgtgagatgtgtcatttttacgctgatttttggttctttgataatgttttagcacctaactggttcaattaccttgcagatgttaatgagaaaaatgcagagagagaagtgttcacccagaattctgccttagtggggatggctatgtgggtgccccagaaatgtgaaaaggccacttacag atcctaccacgtttcgccactgtccctgagtgcgctgtgtggtcccccttccggtgtgtgcgtgtggggtcggggaagggaccgaatccccaacctgaacctggctgagtaa